Within the Senegalia massiliensis genome, the region TATGCGGTAGGTAGTAATATGAGTGCTGCACACCTTTCAGGAGTTAATATATCTAGTACCATAACAAAAGCATATGTAGTAAGTTCTGTGTGTGCTGCAACAGTAGGTCTTATAACTACAGCTACAAGTGGTATGGGAACTATGGATGCAGGTACTTCATATGAATTATATGCAGTAGCAGCTTCTGTAATAGGAGGTATAAGTACATTAGGAGGACAAGGAATACTTTTAGGAACTGTAGTAGGGGCATCTATATGGGGAGTGTTACAAAATGGACTTCAATTTGCTGGTGCACCTGTAGCTATTAGGAATATAGTAATAGGTATTATTGTTATAGTATCTGTTCTTCTTGACATAGTTGTAAGGGCTAATAAAAATAAATCTAAGTCTAAGCAAAAAGCAAAATCTTAAATTAAGTTATTAAAGGGAAACCTTTAAAAATAAAAAAATGGAGGGAATAAAATGAAAAAGAAAATATTGGCAATGATGTTAATTGTATTTCTAAGTATAACAGTAATAGTAGGATGTTCTGATGATTCAGACAGTGGTAGTGGTGATTCTCACAAAGTATATCTAATAACTATGGATCAAATGGATCAACATTGGGTATCAGTAGATGAAGGAGCTAAAGAAGCAGCAGATGAATTAGGTAATGTAGATTATGAATGGTTAGCACCTGACGTAAAAGATGATGCAAAACAAATAGAAAGTATAAATAATGCAATTGCAGGTGGAGCTGAAGCAATATTATTAGCAGCTAATGGACCAGATGCTGTAACTCAAGCACTTAAGGAAGCAGAAAAAGAAGGTATAAAAATTGTTTATGTTGATTCACCAGCTGATTTTCCAGCAGTTCAAACTTTAGCAACAGATAATGAAGCAGCAGGAAAACTTGCAGGGGAAGAAATGAAAAAAGCATTAGAAGAAAAAGGTATTAATGCAGGTAAAATTGGTGTAGTAAGTGTTAATGCATCTACAGATTCTACTATACAAAGAGAAAAAGGTTTTAGAAGTGCATTTGAAGGAACAGATTTTGAAATACTAGAAACTCAATATG harbors:
- a CDS encoding ABC transporter substrate-binding protein; the protein is MKKKILAMMLIVFLSITVIVGCSDDSDSGSGDSHKVYLITMDQMDQHWVSVDEGAKEAADELGNVDYEWLAPDVKDDAKQIESINNAIAGGAEAILLAANGPDAVTQALKEAEKEGIKIVYVDSPADFPAVQTLATDNEAAGKLAGEEMKKALEEKGINAGKIGVVSVNASTDSTIQREKGFRSAFEGTDFEILETQYGDGDAAKSKDIAANYITQDVVGIFGGNEGSTVGTGNAIKEAGGEVIGVGFDKSDTILQMIEEGHILATMSQNPDVMGYEGVKTAVDALEGKEINEEYVDTGVSVINKESLEN